One Myxococcaceae bacterium JPH2 DNA window includes the following coding sequences:
- a CDS encoding PAS domain S-box protein — MQTPPDRPDWAASKRRYRLVIDNLREVVFQTDARGTWDFLNPAWTEMTGFTLEESLGRGVLEFVHPEDRERTLELFQRLMERQREPSHHEARYLTREGGFRWVEAFARPALGEDGSLLGLVGTLNDITERKRAADALARRERYLTALVEIQQRLLAAEPGADLYAPVLPALGQASGASRVYVFETHRDDAGTQLCSQRAEWCLPGVKPEIDNPLLQNLPLLPDLERWLGLLEHGEVVSGLVTTFPEVERAYLEPQGILSLLVLPLRVQGALVGFVGFDNCTEARPWDRLEVDLLFAAGGAISLALERRESERALRERERRFRQLAENASDVLYFYRREAPRGFTFVSRVAHAKLGLEPEAHYAQPDLWHQHAHPEDREALARLLEVPQDSGGAPVALRFIHPDGRTLWLEHVVAPVMDASGHVVAVEGLARDITERRQAEEALKRSEASFRVLLEGVPDAAAIERDGRIVYANAALVSTLGFERAEQLVGRALSEFVKDAPGSLPPGEVAALTGERRLVREDGRTRLAEVVSLPLRFDGQPAVVSIARDVTEQRQLQARLTLADRLASVGTLAAGIAHEINNPLAFVLSNLGFLSEEFRHHLPPGDGATALRQRVRGEPDLAEWQEVLGEACEGAERVRQIVRQLKTFSRPDEERMAPVDVHAVLDSVAMMAANEIRHRALLRKDYGAIPPVMADEGRLCQVFLNLVVNAAQAIPEGMVHRHEIRLVTRSDSQRVVVEVRDTGVGIPREVLGRIFDPFFTTKPVGVGTGLGLSICHGIVTGLGGDITVESELGRGSVFRVAMPIPRPERRDDDPANAPRATPAPLKGRVLVVDDEPAVGRVLQRLLREHHVEMATSGRQALERLARGPDFDAVLCDVMMPDLAGRDVYEAVRREHPGFERRFVFVSGGAFTAGAREFLASIPNVLLEKPFDEARVRRAVEELVRDGVPPR, encoded by the coding sequence ATGCAGACGCCGCCCGACAGGCCCGACTGGGCCGCTAGCAAGCGCCGCTATCGACTCGTCATCGACAACCTGCGCGAAGTCGTCTTCCAAACAGATGCGCGGGGGACGTGGGACTTCCTCAACCCCGCCTGGACGGAGATGACGGGCTTCACGCTGGAGGAGAGCCTGGGTCGCGGCGTGCTCGAGTTCGTGCACCCCGAGGATCGCGAGCGCACGCTGGAGCTGTTCCAGCGGCTCATGGAGCGCCAGCGCGAGCCCAGCCACCACGAGGCGCGTTACCTGACACGTGAGGGCGGCTTCCGGTGGGTGGAGGCCTTCGCGCGGCCCGCGTTGGGTGAGGACGGGTCGTTGCTCGGGCTCGTGGGGACGCTCAACGACATCACCGAGCGCAAGCGAGCCGCGGATGCGTTGGCTCGCCGCGAGCGCTACCTGACCGCGCTGGTGGAGATCCAGCAGCGGCTCCTCGCCGCGGAGCCGGGCGCGGACCTGTACGCGCCGGTGCTGCCCGCGCTCGGACAAGCCTCGGGGGCCAGCCGCGTCTACGTGTTCGAGACGCACCGGGATGACGCGGGCACGCAGCTTTGCAGCCAACGCGCCGAGTGGTGCCTGCCCGGGGTGAAGCCGGAGATCGACAACCCGCTCCTCCAGAACCTGCCGCTGCTGCCAGACCTGGAGCGGTGGCTGGGCCTGCTGGAGCACGGCGAGGTCGTCTCGGGGTTGGTGACGACGTTCCCCGAGGTGGAGCGCGCCTATCTGGAGCCGCAGGGCATCCTGTCCCTGCTGGTGCTGCCCCTGCGCGTGCAGGGCGCGCTCGTGGGCTTCGTGGGCTTCGACAACTGCACGGAGGCGCGGCCGTGGGATCGCCTGGAGGTGGACCTGCTGTTCGCGGCGGGCGGCGCCATCTCCCTGGCGCTGGAGCGGCGCGAGTCCGAGCGGGCGCTGCGAGAGCGCGAGCGGCGCTTCCGACAGCTGGCGGAGAACGCCTCGGACGTCTTGTACTTCTATCGGCGCGAGGCTCCGCGCGGCTTCACCTTCGTGAGCCGGGTGGCGCACGCGAAGCTGGGCCTGGAGCCGGAGGCGCACTACGCGCAGCCCGACCTGTGGCACCAGCACGCGCACCCCGAGGACCGTGAGGCGCTGGCTCGGCTGCTGGAGGTGCCCCAGGACTCGGGAGGCGCGCCCGTGGCGCTGCGCTTCATCCATCCGGACGGACGCACGCTGTGGCTGGAGCACGTGGTCGCGCCGGTGATGGATGCCTCGGGCCATGTGGTGGCCGTGGAGGGATTGGCGCGCGACATCACCGAGCGACGTCAGGCAGAGGAAGCCCTGAAGCGCTCCGAGGCGAGCTTCCGCGTGCTGCTGGAGGGCGTGCCGGATGCGGCGGCCATCGAGCGCGACGGGCGCATCGTGTACGCGAACGCGGCGCTCGTCTCCACGCTGGGCTTCGAGCGCGCGGAGCAGCTCGTGGGCCGAGCGCTGTCGGAGTTCGTGAAGGACGCGCCCGGCAGTCTTCCGCCCGGAGAAGTCGCGGCGCTCACCGGGGAGCGGCGGCTGGTGCGCGAGGATGGGCGCACGCGGCTGGCGGAGGTGGTGTCACTGCCGCTGCGCTTCGACGGCCAGCCCGCGGTGGTCTCCATCGCGCGCGACGTGACGGAGCAGCGGCAGCTCCAGGCACGGCTGACGCTGGCGGATCGACTCGCGTCGGTGGGCACGCTGGCGGCGGGCATCGCGCACGAGATCAACAACCCGCTGGCCTTCGTGCTGTCCAACCTGGGCTTCCTGTCCGAGGAGTTCCGCCACCACCTGCCCCCGGGCGACGGCGCGACGGCGCTGCGCCAGCGCGTGCGCGGCGAGCCCGACCTCGCGGAGTGGCAGGAGGTGCTGGGCGAGGCCTGCGAGGGCGCCGAGCGCGTGCGGCAGATCGTCCGGCAGCTCAAGACGTTCTCGCGCCCGGATGAGGAGCGCATGGCGCCGGTGGACGTGCACGCGGTGCTGGACTCGGTGGCGATGATGGCGGCCAACGAGATTCGCCACCGCGCGCTCTTGCGCAAGGACTACGGCGCCATTCCTCCCGTGATGGCGGACGAGGGACGGCTGTGCCAGGTGTTCCTCAACCTGGTGGTGAACGCGGCGCAGGCCATCCCCGAGGGCATGGTCCACCGGCATGAAATCCGGCTGGTGACGCGCAGCGATTCCCAGCGCGTGGTGGTGGAGGTGCGGGACACGGGCGTGGGCATCCCGCGCGAGGTGCTGGGCCGCATCTTCGACCCCTTCTTCACCACCAAGCCGGTGGGCGTGGGCACGGGCCTGGGGCTGTCCATCTGCCACGGCATCGTCACCGGACTCGGCGGCGACATCACCGTGGAGAGCGAGCTGGGACGAGGCAGCGTGTTCCGCGTCGCGATGCCCATTCCTCGGCCCGAGCGACGCGACGATGACCCCGCGAACGCGCCGCGCGCGACGCCCGCGCCGCTCAAGGGTCGCGTGCTCGTGGTGGATGACGAGCCCGCCGTCGGCCGCGTGCTGCAGCGCCTCTTGCGCGAGCACCACGTGGAGATGGCCACCAGCGGACGGCAGGCGCTGGAGCGGCTGGCGCGAGGGCCGGACTTCGACGCGGTGCTGTGCGACGTGATGATGCCGGACCTGGCGGGGCGCGACGTCTACGAGGCCGTGCGCCGCGAGCACCCGGGCTTCGAGCGGCGCTTCGTGTTCGTCTCGGGCGGCGCGTTCACCGCGGGCGCACGCGAGTTCCTCGCCAGCATCCCCAACGTGCTCCTGGAGAAGCCCTTCGACGAGGCGCGCGTGCGCCGCGCCGTGGAGGAGCTCGTGCGAGACGGCGTCCCCCCGAGGTGA
- a CDS encoding HAMP domain-containing protein, whose product MSPASAPRSPESHTPHRPLPLTWAVAGIGLLFGVLMTYVPYEFRIVSFRPLYPYVRVLGLVYLTGSIALLGVLFYPRAPRWLDWSARAALGAAMSLYWWVLNVRTHTFTGIILYPLAVVGLGLESLPSFQRRPVFRGFAALTGAGFGVAMLAAPEHFPLTVYAHLAPVMSLAGALFALAGLGLLLPLGRVHPRLPRVLLAVMAVPFCLLAYALGRGESWLGTGVYTVLMLACVAESLEWRPRAPRTVGWKLLRGLAFAGLVPLLALGGLAAYLAQRAIEQQVRDDTQHAAAGEADFLKRYLDDARESLLLLLESPGFRAAFVTHERARLEPYLRNLPEQARAFDAALAVGADGRVLAASGTGAPDSTPPSLFPQLPTRGHLLSSPFFGRGGKPLVAVALPFEEGNQVQGLLVGLLSLERLSEATTPASRRFRVQVLDRRGFKVLRDTAPGAALLGEAHLPDALRGELTLNGGGVLEAFDASDRRILTAEAPVEGSDWNVVVTQELGVAYGAVTHMSAAVVGLVLLGVLLTLLLSQVVARDVIRRLSTLRDATSALAAGDLQRRVEVGEDDELGELARSFNEMAARTGAAQEDLKAAVRAREEFLSVASHELRTPLTPLKGFAALTLQRLEKSGEFPERERLLKALRSMARQTERLARLVDDLLDTARIQGGRFDLERQPMDLVPLVREVLERFELRTENHLAFALALPSDALEGEWDAPRLDQVLTNLLSNAVRYSPQGGTVRVSLEADATHVVMCVEDQGIGIPPESLAGLFRPFARASNATARHYGGLGLGLFICHEIVERHGGTIWAESPGPQQGSSFRVRLPRRPPPSSAKAA is encoded by the coding sequence ATGTCCCCCGCCTCCGCACCGAGGTCGCCTGAGTCACACACGCCGCACCGCCCCCTTCCGCTCACCTGGGCGGTGGCCGGCATCGGGCTCTTGTTCGGCGTGCTGATGACGTACGTGCCCTACGAGTTCCGCATCGTCTCGTTCCGGCCGCTGTACCCGTACGTGCGCGTGCTCGGGCTCGTCTACCTCACGGGCAGCATCGCGCTCCTGGGCGTCCTCTTCTATCCGCGGGCCCCGCGCTGGCTGGACTGGAGCGCGCGCGCCGCGCTGGGCGCGGCCATGTCGCTGTACTGGTGGGTCCTCAACGTCCGGACCCACACCTTCACCGGCATCATCCTCTACCCGCTCGCGGTGGTGGGCCTGGGGCTGGAGTCGCTCCCCAGCTTCCAACGGCGCCCGGTGTTCCGAGGCTTCGCGGCCCTCACGGGCGCGGGCTTCGGCGTGGCCATGCTCGCCGCGCCCGAGCACTTCCCGCTCACCGTGTACGCGCACCTCGCGCCGGTGATGTCGCTGGCGGGCGCGCTGTTCGCGCTCGCGGGCCTGGGGCTGCTGCTCCCCTTGGGGCGCGTGCATCCGCGACTGCCTCGCGTGCTCCTGGCCGTGATGGCGGTGCCCTTCTGCCTCCTCGCTTACGCGCTGGGCCGAGGCGAGTCGTGGCTGGGGACGGGCGTGTACACGGTGCTGATGCTCGCGTGCGTGGCGGAGTCGCTCGAGTGGCGCCCGCGCGCGCCGCGCACGGTGGGGTGGAAGCTGCTGCGGGGATTGGCCTTCGCGGGGCTGGTGCCGCTCCTGGCCTTGGGAGGCCTGGCCGCCTACCTCGCCCAGCGCGCCATCGAGCAGCAGGTGCGCGACGACACGCAGCACGCCGCGGCGGGCGAGGCGGACTTCCTCAAGCGCTACCTGGACGACGCGAGAGAGTCGCTCCTGCTGCTGCTCGAGTCCCCGGGCTTCCGCGCCGCGTTCGTCACGCATGAGCGCGCGCGGCTGGAGCCCTACCTGCGCAACCTCCCCGAGCAGGCGCGCGCCTTCGATGCGGCGCTCGCGGTGGGCGCGGATGGTCGCGTGCTGGCGGCATCCGGCACAGGCGCGCCGGACAGCACCCCGCCCTCGCTCTTTCCCCAACTGCCCACGCGTGGGCACCTGCTGTCCTCGCCCTTCTTCGGACGTGGGGGCAAGCCGCTGGTGGCGGTGGCACTGCCCTTTGAGGAAGGCAACCAGGTGCAGGGCCTGCTCGTGGGGTTGTTGTCCCTGGAGCGACTGAGCGAGGCCACCACGCCGGCCTCGCGGCGCTTCCGCGTGCAGGTGCTGGACCGGCGCGGCTTCAAGGTGCTGCGCGACACGGCGCCCGGCGCGGCGCTGCTGGGCGAGGCGCACCTGCCGGACGCGCTGCGCGGCGAGTTGACGCTGAACGGCGGCGGCGTGCTGGAGGCGTTCGACGCGAGCGACCGGCGCATCCTCACCGCCGAGGCGCCCGTGGAGGGCTCTGACTGGAACGTGGTGGTGACGCAGGAGCTGGGCGTGGCCTACGGCGCCGTCACCCACATGAGCGCGGCGGTGGTGGGGCTGGTGCTGCTGGGCGTGCTGCTGACGCTGCTGCTGTCGCAGGTCGTCGCGCGCGACGTCATCCGGCGCCTGTCCACATTGCGCGACGCCACCTCCGCGCTGGCCGCGGGCGACCTGCAGCGGCGCGTGGAGGTGGGCGAGGACGACGAGTTGGGCGAGCTGGCGCGCAGCTTCAACGAGATGGCGGCCCGCACGGGCGCGGCGCAGGAGGACCTGAAGGCGGCGGTGCGGGCGCGAGAGGAGTTCCTCAGCGTGGCCAGCCACGAGCTGCGCACGCCCCTCACGCCGCTCAAGGGCTTCGCGGCCCTCACGCTCCAGCGCCTGGAGAAGTCCGGCGAGTTCCCCGAGCGGGAGCGGCTGCTCAAGGCCCTGCGCTCCATGGCGCGGCAGACCGAGCGGCTGGCGCGGCTGGTGGATGACCTGCTCGACACGGCGCGCATCCAGGGCGGTCGCTTCGACTTGGAGCGACAGCCCATGGACCTGGTGCCGCTGGTGCGCGAGGTGCTGGAGCGCTTCGAGCTGCGCACCGAGAACCACCTGGCCTTCGCGCTGGCGCTCCCGTCCGACGCACTGGAGGGAGAGTGGGACGCGCCGCGGTTGGATCAGGTGCTCACCAACCTGCTCAGCAACGCCGTGCGCTACTCACCGCAAGGCGGCACCGTGCGCGTGTCGCTCGAGGCGGACGCGACGCACGTGGTGATGTGCGTGGAGGACCAGGGCATCGGCATTCCGCCGGAGAGCCTGGCCGGCCTCTTCCGCCCGTTCGCGCGCGCCTCCAACGCCACGGCGCGCCACTACGGCGGATTGGGCCTGGGCCTGTTCATCTGCCACGAAATCGTGGAGCGCCACGGCGGCACCATCTGGGCCGAGAGCCCGGGACCGCAGCAGGGCAGCAGCTTCCGCGTGAGGTTGCCGCGAAGGCCGCCGCCCTCGTCCGCGAAGGCCGCCTGA
- a CDS encoding GAF domain-containing protein, whose protein sequence is MSSVAAQHRPSADPLSDGAEDLLRGELLHLLVEESSEGVVLVQVSGRVLAFNTVASRHFGIPPPASLERGQLPGCEWVRADGGPLAEEASPLARALRGERVSEGRWELRRPDGRRVVLRGSALPVMGERGRTAAVLLRTHEESPLPLETSRLLAEAGALLGATLETDERLEPLLRLLVPALAEAAVLCLGLPGETARVAAAVHVDPTKQVLLTEMLRRYPPEPASSGRGLPGALMAIATERTVLASDEALTLGARDAEHARMLSALRPHCFLAVPLVARGRVIGVLALLRSDVARAFSAEEEQLTEELADRTALCVDNARLLRESREAVRLRDEFLGIASHELKTPLTPLSLKVQMLQKQLEVLTTQGKTLPVERVAETLEVVQRQVRRLTSLVDNLLDVSRITAGRLRLELEEMDLASVAAEILYRFAPSAAQHETTLELHAPVPVVGRWDRLRLEQVVTNLLSNALKYGAGNPISLSVESDGRLARLTVRDGGIGISREDLARIFERFERAVSDRHYGGLGLGLYITRQIVEAFGGNVRATSVLGEGSTFILELPRGEDIPDEWLTAHAAPGPTQGE, encoded by the coding sequence ATGTCTTCCGTCGCAGCCCAACATCGCCCGAGCGCCGACCCCTTGAGCGATGGGGCGGAGGACTTGCTGCGAGGGGAGCTGCTCCACCTGCTGGTGGAGGAGTCCTCGGAGGGCGTGGTGCTCGTGCAGGTGTCGGGGCGCGTGCTGGCCTTCAACACGGTGGCCTCGCGGCACTTCGGCATTCCTCCGCCCGCCAGCCTGGAGCGCGGTCAGCTCCCGGGCTGTGAGTGGGTGCGCGCGGATGGAGGCCCCTTGGCCGAGGAGGCCTCGCCGCTGGCGCGGGCGCTCCGAGGCGAGCGCGTCTCCGAGGGGCGCTGGGAGCTGCGCCGGCCCGACGGGCGGCGGGTGGTGCTGCGCGGCTCGGCGCTGCCGGTGATGGGCGAGCGTGGGCGCACCGCGGCGGTGCTGCTCCGCACGCATGAGGAGTCACCGCTGCCGCTGGAGACCTCGCGCCTGCTGGCGGAGGCCGGCGCGCTGCTGGGCGCCACGCTGGAGACCGACGAGCGCTTGGAGCCCTTGCTGCGGCTGCTGGTGCCCGCGCTCGCGGAAGCCGCGGTGCTGTGCCTGGGCCTGCCGGGGGAGACCGCGCGGGTCGCGGCGGCGGTGCATGTAGACCCCACGAAGCAGGTCCTGCTGACCGAGATGCTCCGGCGCTACCCACCGGAGCCTGCGTCATCCGGCCGCGGCCTGCCGGGCGCGCTGATGGCGATCGCGACGGAGCGGACGGTGCTCGCGTCGGACGAGGCGCTGACCCTGGGCGCCCGGGACGCCGAGCACGCGCGGATGCTCTCCGCGCTGCGGCCCCACTGTTTCCTGGCCGTGCCGCTGGTGGCACGGGGCCGTGTCATCGGGGTGCTCGCGCTGCTGCGCTCGGACGTAGCGCGCGCGTTCAGCGCCGAGGAGGAGCAGCTCACCGAGGAGCTGGCGGACCGCACGGCCTTGTGCGTGGACAACGCGAGGCTGCTGCGCGAGTCCCGCGAGGCCGTGCGCCTGCGCGACGAGTTCCTTGGCATCGCCAGTCATGAGCTGAAGACGCCGCTGACGCCGTTGAGCCTCAAGGTGCAGATGCTGCAGAAGCAGCTCGAGGTGCTGACGACGCAGGGCAAGACGCTGCCCGTCGAGCGCGTCGCGGAGACGCTGGAGGTGGTGCAGCGTCAGGTGCGCCGGCTCACGAGCCTGGTGGACAACCTGCTCGACGTGTCGCGCATCACCGCGGGCCGGCTGCGGCTGGAGCTGGAGGAGATGGACCTGGCCAGCGTGGCCGCCGAGATTCTCTATCGCTTCGCGCCCTCCGCCGCGCAGCACGAGACGACGCTGGAGCTGCACGCGCCGGTGCCGGTGGTGGGGCGGTGGGACCGGCTGCGATTGGAGCAGGTGGTGACGAACCTGCTGTCCAACGCGCTGAAGTACGGCGCGGGCAACCCCATCTCCCTCAGCGTGGAGTCCGATGGGCGCCTCGCGCGGCTCACGGTGCGCGACGGTGGCATCGGCATCTCGCGCGAGGACCTGGCGCGAATTTTCGAGCGCTTCGAGCGCGCCGTGTCGGATCGGCACTACGGGGGACTGGGCCTGGGGCTCTACATCACCCGGCAGATTGTCGAGGCCTTCGGCGGAAACGTGCGCGCCACCAGCGTGCTGGGCGAGGGCTCCACGTTCATCCTGGAGCTGCCTCGCGGTGAGGACATCCCCGACGAGTGGCTGACCGCGCACGCCGCGCCCGGCCCCACCCAGGGCGAGTGA
- a CDS encoding VWA domain-containing protein yields the protein MNRTLLLLSAAGLLTIAALLLGRGGPAGTPTPLNPITTAPAVAPATGPDTTHTVVQPGEAPTQTVLPLLTGAPEGGALTLTGKLSGSYVKAGASEAFAWFELTARQPEKMKRVPVNLALVVDRSGSMSGQKLADAKRAAAELVRQLQPGDRLALVHYGTDVKALPSKVISEATRADLLSEIAAIRDEGSTNISGALTLAAAAVKPFAETYPVSRVILVSDGQPTEGLLTTPQLLAVVRHMREEGITVSALGVGRDFNEVLMRGMAEQGGGFTGFIDDSARLAEIFTHELEQATGTVARGVELALTLPPSVRDVEVMGLTATRTGDQVRVPLYDLAGAQSVRVVVKLTLATQVAEGAPAVPVLSASANYVDVARDTKASSALTLTAQVTTDEAQVRAHLDRDVRVHAIRAMGAKQMLLAADEMRKGNQQQAMGMLDNVRKLFGSSSAALAGELAELDETQAAYGQAQDEGTQRRELLKLQKKTMKNFGQSNSY from the coding sequence ATGAATCGCACGCTGCTGTTGCTGTCCGCCGCGGGACTGCTGACCATCGCCGCGCTGCTCTTGGGTCGAGGTGGACCTGCTGGCACCCCGACGCCGTTGAACCCCATCACCACCGCGCCCGCCGTCGCGCCGGCCACCGGGCCCGACACGACCCACACCGTGGTCCAGCCGGGCGAGGCGCCCACGCAGACGGTGCTGCCGCTGCTCACGGGTGCGCCCGAGGGCGGCGCGCTCACGCTGACGGGCAAGCTGTCCGGCTCCTACGTGAAGGCGGGGGCGAGCGAGGCCTTCGCGTGGTTCGAGCTGACGGCGCGCCAACCGGAGAAGATGAAGCGCGTGCCGGTGAACCTGGCCCTGGTGGTGGACCGCTCGGGCTCCATGTCGGGTCAGAAGCTGGCGGACGCGAAGCGCGCGGCGGCGGAGCTGGTGCGGCAGCTCCAGCCCGGAGACCGCCTGGCCCTGGTGCACTACGGCACGGACGTGAAGGCGCTGCCCAGCAAGGTCATCTCGGAGGCGACGCGCGCGGATCTGCTGTCGGAGATCGCCGCCATCAGGGACGAGGGCTCCACCAACATCAGCGGCGCGCTGACCCTGGCGGCCGCGGCGGTGAAGCCCTTCGCGGAGACCTATCCCGTCAGCCGCGTCATCCTCGTCAGCGACGGCCAGCCCACCGAGGGATTGCTGACCACGCCCCAGCTCCTGGCCGTGGTGCGCCACATGCGCGAGGAGGGCATCACCGTCAGCGCGCTCGGCGTGGGCCGGGACTTCAACGAGGTGCTGATGCGGGGCATGGCCGAGCAGGGCGGCGGCTTCACGGGCTTCATCGACGACTCGGCGCGGCTGGCGGAGATCTTCACGCATGAGCTGGAGCAGGCCACCGGAACGGTGGCGCGGGGCGTGGAGCTGGCGCTGACCCTGCCGCCCTCGGTGCGCGACGTGGAGGTGATGGGGCTGACCGCCACGCGCACCGGCGACCAGGTGCGGGTGCCGCTGTACGACCTGGCCGGCGCGCAGTCCGTGCGCGTGGTGGTGAAGCTCACCCTCGCCACGCAGGTGGCGGAGGGCGCGCCCGCGGTGCCCGTGCTGTCCGCCTCGGCGAACTACGTGGACGTGGCGCGCGACACGAAGGCCAGCTCGGCCCTGACGCTCACGGCGCAGGTGACGACGGATGAGGCCCAGGTCCGCGCCCACCTGGACCGGGATGTGCGCGTGCACGCCATCCGCGCCATGGGTGCCAAGCAGATGCTCCTGGCGGCGGATGAGATGCGCAAGGGCAACCAGCAGCAGGCCATGGGGATGCTGGACAACGTGCGCAAACTATTTGGCAGCTCGTCGGCCGCGCTCGCTGGAGAGCTTGCGGAACTGGACGAGACGCAGGCAGCCTATGGCCAGGCCCAGGATGAAGGGACCCAGCGTCGCGAGCTGCTGAAACTGCAGAAGAAGACGATGAAGAACTTCGGCCAGAGCAACAGCTACTAG
- a CDS encoding BlaI/MecI/CopY family transcriptional regulator, which yields MSETKLPRPTDAELSILRVLWERGDSTVREVHEVLNRHADGTGYTTVLKMLQIMTDKGLVERDESQRAHVYRAHATEQRTQRQLVADLVERAFGGSTAKLAMQALSSRKTSPEELAELRRMLDAMEGTDE from the coding sequence ATGAGCGAGACGAAGCTGCCCCGCCCCACGGACGCCGAGTTGAGCATCCTGCGGGTGCTGTGGGAGCGTGGCGACAGCACGGTGCGGGAGGTACACGAGGTGCTCAACCGCCACGCGGACGGCACCGGGTACACCACGGTGCTGAAGATGCTGCAGATCATGACGGACAAGGGACTGGTGGAGCGCGACGAGTCCCAGCGCGCGCACGTGTACCGGGCGCACGCCACCGAGCAGCGGACGCAGCGGCAGTTGGTCGCGGACCTCGTGGAGCGCGCGTTCGGCGGCTCGACGGCGAAGCTGGCCATGCAGGCGCTCTCCTCTCGGAAGACATCCCCCGAGGAACTCGCGGAGCTGCGGCGGATGCTGGACGCCATGGAAGGAACCGACGAATGA
- a CDS encoding sterol desaturase family protein: protein MTLGDLVFSFFTYYAVVAYIAIGITCLVLSVKWFENPLRMLAAVGVASVAFPFGWYLSHRYILHSRFLYKTPFTAVTWKRIHFDHHQDPNDLRILFGALHTTLPTIAGVITPLGYLIGGRSGAVAALGWAMVITCFYEFCHCVQHLNYTPSLKFLKDIKKLHLSHHFHNEQGNYGITNYFWDRLFGTYYAKASDLPKSPTVFNLGYTAEEAAKYPWVDKLSGGTRGDGHPRRFWQNEAQETSAVTGEN, encoded by the coding sequence ATGACGCTCGGCGATCTGGTCTTCAGCTTCTTCACCTACTACGCCGTCGTCGCCTACATCGCGATCGGCATCACCTGTCTCGTGTTGTCGGTGAAGTGGTTCGAGAACCCGCTGCGCATGCTGGCCGCCGTGGGCGTGGCGAGCGTGGCGTTCCCGTTCGGCTGGTACCTGTCGCACCGGTACATCCTGCACTCGCGCTTCCTCTACAAGACGCCCTTCACGGCGGTGACCTGGAAGCGCATCCACTTCGATCACCACCAGGACCCGAACGACCTGCGCATCCTGTTCGGCGCACTGCACACCACGCTGCCCACCATCGCCGGCGTCATCACGCCGCTCGGCTACCTCATTGGCGGGCGCTCGGGCGCCGTGGCCGCGCTGGGCTGGGCCATGGTCATCACGTGCTTCTACGAGTTCTGCCACTGCGTGCAGCACCTGAACTACACGCCGTCGCTGAAGTTCCTGAAGGACATCAAGAAGCTGCACCTGTCTCACCACTTCCACAACGAGCAGGGCAACTACGGCATCACCAACTACTTCTGGGACCGCCTCTTCGGCACGTACTACGCGAAGGCCTCGGACCTGCCCAAGAGCCCCACCGTCTTCAACCTGGGCTACACGGCCGAGGAGGCCGCCAAGTACCCCTGGGTGGACAAGCTCTCCGGTGGCACCCGCGGTGATGGCCACCCGCGTCGCTTCTGGCAGAACGAGGCCCAGGAGACGTCCGCCGTCACCGGCGAGAACTGA